One genomic segment of Labeo rohita strain BAU-BD-2019 chromosome 14, IGBB_LRoh.1.0, whole genome shotgun sequence includes these proteins:
- the cnot6b gene encoding CCR4-NOT transcription complex, subunit 6b isoform X1 has product MPKEKYDPPDSRRMYTIMSSEEANSGKKSIWDGLEIIGNVRSLSSGLWSLTHLTALHLSDNSLSRIPPEIAKLHNLVFLDLSSNKIRSLPAELGNMVSLRELLLNNNQLRVLPFELGKLFQLQTLGLKGNPLTQEIMSLYQEPDGTRRLLNYLLDNLAGAIKRIPTEPPPSRSWIVLQEPERTRPTALLTVMCYNVLCDKYATRQLYGYCPSWALNWSYRKKSIMQEILSCNADIISLQEVETEQYYNYFLVELSKQGYDGFFSPKSRARTMSESDRKHVDGCAIFYKTEKFSMVQKHTVEFNQLAMANSEGSEVMLNRVMTKDNIGVAVLLELKNELMELSSGKSIHGMEKQLLLVANAHMHWDPEYSDVKLVQTMMFLSEVKNIIDKASRSLKLSSVSGETNSIPLVLCADLNSLPDSGVVEYLSTGGVDCTHKDFKELLYSDSLTNFNCNGKNGTSNGRITHGFRLKSAYENVLMPYTNYTFDFKGVIDYIFYSRPQLNVLGVLGPLDTNWLLENNISGCPHPHIPSDHFSLFAQLELVLPYPPLLNGVHLAGHR; this is encoded by the exons ATGCCCAAAGAGAAATATGACCCGCCTGATTCCAGGCGGATGTACACTATCATGTCCAGTGAGGAGGCAAACAGTGGGAAAAAATCCATCTGGGATGGGCTTGAAATAATTG GTAATGTTCGGAGTCTCAGCTCGGGCCTTTGGTCGCTCACGCACCTCACTGCTCTGCACCTCAGTGACAACTCTCTGTCACGCATCCCACCTGAAATTGCCAAGCTGCACAACCTTGTGTTCTTGGACCTGTCGTCCAATAAGATCAGGAGCCTGCCAGCAGAGCTTGGCAACATGGTGTCTCTCAG GGAACTGCTTTTAAATAACAACCAGTTGCGGGTTCTGCCATTCGAATTGGGGAAATTGTTTCAGTTACAAACACTGGGGTTGAAAG GCAATCCACTCACTCAAGAAATTATGAGCCTCTACCAGGAGCCAGATGGTACCCGGCGACTGCTGAACTACCTTTTGGACAATCTTGCTGGTGCTATCAAGCGCA TCCCAACAGAGCCACCTCCGTCCAGGTCCTGGATTGTGCTGCAGGAGCCTGAAAGGACAAGACCAACAG CCCTGTTAACTGTAATGTGCTACAACGTGCTGTGTGATAAGTATGCCACACGCCAGCTCTACGGCTACTGCCCATCCTGGGCCCTTAACTGGAGCTACAGGAAAAAGTCCATTATGCAGGAGATCCTCAGCTGCAATGCAGATATTATTAGCTTACAG GAAGTGGAGACAGAGCAGTATTACAACTACTTCCTTGTGGAGCTGAGTAAACAGGGATACGATGGATTCTTCAGCCCAAAATCCCGGGCCAGAACCATGTCTGAATCAGACAGGAAACATGTGGATGGATGTGCAATATTCTACAAGACTGAAAA GTTCAGCATGGTGCAGAAACACACAGTAGAGTTTAACCAGCTGGCTATGGCCAATTCAGAGGGTTCAGAAGTGATGCTGAATCGGGTCATGACCAAGGACAACATTGGGGTGGCTGTGTTGCTGGAGCTAAAGAATGAGTTAATGGAGTTGTCAT CAGGTAAGTCTATCCATGGTATGGAGAAACAGCTCCTACTAGTGGCTAATGCTCACATGCACTGGGACCCAGAATATTCTGACGTGAAGCTGGTGCAGACCATGATGTTCCTGTCAGAGGTGAAGAATATCATAGACAAAGCCTCCCGCAGTCTGAAGCTTTCCTCTGTGTCTGGAGAAACCAACAGCATCCCTTTAGTGCTTTGTGCCGACCTCAACTCACTTCCTGACTCGG GTGTAGTGGAGTACCTGAGCACAGGTGGGGTGGACTGCACACACAAAGACTTCAAGGAGCTGCTCTACAGTGACAGCCTAACCAACTTCAACTGCAATGGCAAAAACGGCACATCTAATGGGAGGATCACACATGGTTTCAGGCTGAAGAGTGCCTACGAGAATGTGCTCATGCCTTACACCAATTACACTTTTGACTTCAAG GGTGTCATTGACTACATCTTCTACTCCAGACCACAACTGAACGTGCTGGGCGTCCTCGGGCCTTTGGATACAAACTGGCTCCTGGAGAACAATATCAGTGGTTGCCCACACCCTCACATCCCCTCAGATCACTTCTCCCTGTTTGCACAACTGGAGTTGGTCCTGCCTTATCCTCCCCTTCTCAATGGAGTCCACTTAGCTGGACACAGGTAG
- the cnot6b gene encoding CCR4-NOT transcription complex, subunit 6b isoform X2 → MPKEKYDPPDSRRMYTIMSSEEANSGKKSIWDGLEIIGNVRSLSSGLWSLTHLTALHLSDNSLSRIPPEIAKLHNLVFLDLSSNKIRSLPAELGNMVSLRELLLNNNQLRVLPFELGKLFQLQTLGLKGNPLTQEIMSLYQEPDGTRRLLNYLLDNLAGAIKRIPTEPPPSRSWIVLQEPERTRPTALLTVMCYNVLCDKYATRQLYGYCPSWALNWSYRKKSIMQEILSCNADIISLQEVETEQYYNYFLVELSKQGYDGFFSPKSRARTMSESDRKHVDGCAIFYKTEKFSMVQKHTVEFNQLAMANSEGSEVMLNRVMTKDNIGVAVLLELKNELMELSCKSIHGMEKQLLLVANAHMHWDPEYSDVKLVQTMMFLSEVKNIIDKASRSLKLSSVSGETNSIPLVLCADLNSLPDSGVVEYLSTGGVDCTHKDFKELLYSDSLTNFNCNGKNGTSNGRITHGFRLKSAYENVLMPYTNYTFDFKGVIDYIFYSRPQLNVLGVLGPLDTNWLLENNISGCPHPHIPSDHFSLFAQLELVLPYPPLLNGVHLAGHR, encoded by the exons ATGCCCAAAGAGAAATATGACCCGCCTGATTCCAGGCGGATGTACACTATCATGTCCAGTGAGGAGGCAAACAGTGGGAAAAAATCCATCTGGGATGGGCTTGAAATAATTG GTAATGTTCGGAGTCTCAGCTCGGGCCTTTGGTCGCTCACGCACCTCACTGCTCTGCACCTCAGTGACAACTCTCTGTCACGCATCCCACCTGAAATTGCCAAGCTGCACAACCTTGTGTTCTTGGACCTGTCGTCCAATAAGATCAGGAGCCTGCCAGCAGAGCTTGGCAACATGGTGTCTCTCAG GGAACTGCTTTTAAATAACAACCAGTTGCGGGTTCTGCCATTCGAATTGGGGAAATTGTTTCAGTTACAAACACTGGGGTTGAAAG GCAATCCACTCACTCAAGAAATTATGAGCCTCTACCAGGAGCCAGATGGTACCCGGCGACTGCTGAACTACCTTTTGGACAATCTTGCTGGTGCTATCAAGCGCA TCCCAACAGAGCCACCTCCGTCCAGGTCCTGGATTGTGCTGCAGGAGCCTGAAAGGACAAGACCAACAG CCCTGTTAACTGTAATGTGCTACAACGTGCTGTGTGATAAGTATGCCACACGCCAGCTCTACGGCTACTGCCCATCCTGGGCCCTTAACTGGAGCTACAGGAAAAAGTCCATTATGCAGGAGATCCTCAGCTGCAATGCAGATATTATTAGCTTACAG GAAGTGGAGACAGAGCAGTATTACAACTACTTCCTTGTGGAGCTGAGTAAACAGGGATACGATGGATTCTTCAGCCCAAAATCCCGGGCCAGAACCATGTCTGAATCAGACAGGAAACATGTGGATGGATGTGCAATATTCTACAAGACTGAAAA GTTCAGCATGGTGCAGAAACACACAGTAGAGTTTAACCAGCTGGCTATGGCCAATTCAGAGGGTTCAGAAGTGATGCTGAATCGGGTCATGACCAAGGACAACATTGGGGTGGCTGTGTTGCTGGAGCTAAAGAATGAGTTAATGGAGTTGTCAT GTAAGTCTATCCATGGTATGGAGAAACAGCTCCTACTAGTGGCTAATGCTCACATGCACTGGGACCCAGAATATTCTGACGTGAAGCTGGTGCAGACCATGATGTTCCTGTCAGAGGTGAAGAATATCATAGACAAAGCCTCCCGCAGTCTGAAGCTTTCCTCTGTGTCTGGAGAAACCAACAGCATCCCTTTAGTGCTTTGTGCCGACCTCAACTCACTTCCTGACTCGG GTGTAGTGGAGTACCTGAGCACAGGTGGGGTGGACTGCACACACAAAGACTTCAAGGAGCTGCTCTACAGTGACAGCCTAACCAACTTCAACTGCAATGGCAAAAACGGCACATCTAATGGGAGGATCACACATGGTTTCAGGCTGAAGAGTGCCTACGAGAATGTGCTCATGCCTTACACCAATTACACTTTTGACTTCAAG GGTGTCATTGACTACATCTTCTACTCCAGACCACAACTGAACGTGCTGGGCGTCCTCGGGCCTTTGGATACAAACTGGCTCCTGGAGAACAATATCAGTGGTTGCCCACACCCTCACATCCCCTCAGATCACTTCTCCCTGTTTGCACAACTGGAGTTGGTCCTGCCTTATCCTCCCCTTCTCAATGGAGTCCACTTAGCTGGACACAGGTAG